The following is a genomic window from Triticum aestivum cultivar Chinese Spring unplaced genomic scaffold, IWGSC CS RefSeq v2.1 scaffold83127, whole genome shotgun sequence.
AAATCAAACTCAACTATGTCGTCTCCCTTTTCCTTAGCTGGCCAGTAAAGGACATTATCTACAAGGGTGCTACGACAAGCACCAAATACAGTATCATCTGAAGCCTCAGTTGAGATGACATTGCCCCATGTGGTAGTCTCCGAGGAGTAAACGCTTGCATAGGGGTGCGTATTGTCTCTATAGGACACCAAGACCACCTTGAAGGGGCATAAGTGGCAGCCGCCGTGCACATGGCCCTGGTAGCTAGCAGCACAAAGCACTGCCGCGTTAAAGAAGCATTCGGTGAACTCAGGCGGAATGGGCACGCGGTGATGTTTGTTGGTGATAGGGTCACAAACGACGACCTCTTCATGCTGCAAGTCTAAGACGAGGGCGCGGCCGTGGCGAGAATCAAGCAGGATGCATTTGCTATAGTGTCCAAGGGAGAAGCGCCCAGGGGTGATGCGGTCGGGAGCAGGGGCCAGGACGGGCATGAACGCAATCTGTGTGCTGCCGTAATGGAAGAAGCCAAGGAGGGGCGGCTTGCGGTGGTGCGCGTAGAACCGGCGGAGGAACTTGGGGTCGGCGAGGATGCCTCGCCACTGCTTGCACACGGCGGAGGCGCGGGGGAGAGAGTATAGGTCCAGGGGGAGCCGGAGGAGGATCTCCCGGAGCATATCTTCGCTGTCCGGCAGGGAGGCAGGTGTCTCCCGCGAGGTGCCGTCGCCCTCCTCGCTAGCGTGGGTCCGGGCGCGGAGGCGCTTACCGCGCCGATGGTGGCGCTTACGGCTGCGGCGGTTGCAGGCCACTCCGGCGCCATCCTCGTCGTGTTTGATTTGGGGATGGAGGCGCGTGGTGCGTGAGCGAGCCGGTCCGGATCCCTCGTCGCTCGCATGGATCTGGTAACGGAGGCGCGCTGTGCAGCGGCGGCCGGCGCCACCCTCGCCGCGTTGGAGGTGGCTCATTGAAAGATACGTCTCAGTGCAAGCTGTTCTCCTTGTCCTCACGATACAAACTTTACACATATAGTAGTATATAACAGCCGACCTGACGGATCTAACACAAATCCTCTAAACCTACACGGATACAGGCAAGCAAACTCCTAGCTGGAGCCGGACTCAACATGAACACGTACGTACTACTAATCCTAACCGGACTAACTAGTAACACCGGCGTGCAAGCCCGCTGGTCCTGTTTCTTCAGCACAAAACTGGTGGTGCGAGACTGACGAGCCCTCTGCCTCACTCGTATCCAAATTTCT
Proteins encoded in this region:
- the LOC123176190 gene encoding uncharacterized protein (The sequence of the model RefSeq protein was modified relative to this genomic sequence to represent the inferred CDS: added 76 bases not found in genome assembly) codes for the protein MSHLQRGEGGAGRRCTARLRYQIHASDEGSGPARSRTTRLHPQIKHDEDGAGVACNRRSRKRHHRRGKRLRARTHASEEGDGTSRETPASLPDSEDMLREILLRLPLDLYSLPRASAVCKQWRGILADPKFLRRFYAHHRKPPLLGFFHYGSTQIAFMPVLAPAPDRITPGRFSLGHYSKCILLDSRHGRALVLDLQHEEVVVCDPITNKHHRVPIPPEFTECFFNAAVLCAASYQGHVHGGCHLCPFKVVLVSYRDNTHPYASVYSSETTTWGNVISTVASDDTIFGPCCSTLVDNVLYWPAK